The following coding sequences are from one Saccopteryx bilineata isolate mSacBil1 chromosome 3, mSacBil1_pri_phased_curated, whole genome shotgun sequence window:
- the ZNF691 gene encoding zinc finger protein 691 isoform X2 — protein MGSEKEQNPEPRVLEEGEQGKPWRVDDSEGFRIPDGEKEHGQESQSEGPQGIHPKKPWQKVTVPTGQPGDPTAHSRPEANEKPFICAQCGKTFNNTSNLRTHQRIHTGEKPYKCSECGKSFSRSSNRIRHERIHLEEKHYKCPKCQESFRRRSDLTTHQQDHLGKRPYRCDTCGKSFSQSATLAVHHRTHLEPAPYICCECGKSFSNSSSFGVHHRTHTGERPYECAECGRTFSDISNFGAHQRTHRGEKPYRCTLCGKHFSRSSNLIRHQKTHMGEQAGKDSS, from the coding sequence ATGGGCAGTGAGAAGGAGCAGAACCCGGAACCACGTGTGCTAGAGGAAGGGGAGCAGGGTAAACCCTGGAGAGTGGATGACTCAGAGGGTTTTCGAATCCCAGATGGGGAGAAAGAACATGGACAAGAGAGCCAGTCGGAGGGGCCACAAGGGATTCATCCAAAAAAGCCATGGCAGAAAGTCACTGTCCCCACTGGACAGCCAGGGGACCCCACTGCTCATTCGAGGCCTGAGGCCAATGAGAAACCCTTTATCTGTGCCCAGTGTGGCAAAACCTTCAATAATACCTCCAACCTGAGAACACACCAGCGAATCCACACAGGCGAGAAACCTTACAAATGTTCTGAGTGTGGCAAGAGCTTCTCCAGAAGCTCCAACCGCATCCGCCACGAGCGGATCCACCTGGAAGAGAAGCACTACAAATGCCCCAAGTGCCAGGAGAGCTTTCGGCGGCGCTCAGATCTCACCACGCACCAGCAAGATCACCTAGGCAAGCGGCCATACCGCTGTGACACCTGTGGCAAGAGCTTCAGCCAGAGCGCCACGCTAGCGGTGCATCACCGGACCCACCTGGAGCCGGCGCCCTACATCTGCTGCGAGTGCGGGAAGAGCTTCAGCAACAGCTCCAGCTTCGGGGTACACCACCGCACCCACACAGGGGAGAGGCCTTATGAGTGCGCCGAGTGCGGGCGGACCTTCAGCGATATCTCCAACTTTGGAGCACACCAGAGGACCCACAGAGGGGAGAAACCCTACCGGTGCACTCTGTGTGGGAAACACTTCTCCCGGAGCTCAAATCTCATCCGCCACCAGAAGACACACATGGGAGAGCAGGCTGGGAAAGATTCCAGCTGa
- the ZNF691 gene encoding zinc finger protein 691 isoform X1 translates to MQELRLLLMTGSMRRVYTPSNRTEDSLWPGLTQGIKVLAICVHSQGSDMGSEKEQNPEPRVLEEGEQGKPWRVDDSEGFRIPDGEKEHGQESQSEGPQGIHPKKPWQKVTVPTGQPGDPTAHSRPEANEKPFICAQCGKTFNNTSNLRTHQRIHTGEKPYKCSECGKSFSRSSNRIRHERIHLEEKHYKCPKCQESFRRRSDLTTHQQDHLGKRPYRCDTCGKSFSQSATLAVHHRTHLEPAPYICCECGKSFSNSSSFGVHHRTHTGERPYECAECGRTFSDISNFGAHQRTHRGEKPYRCTLCGKHFSRSSNLIRHQKTHMGEQAGKDSS, encoded by the coding sequence ATGCAAGAACTGAGGTTACTTCTGATGACTGGGTCCATGAGGAGGGTGTACACCCCTTCAAACAGAACAGAAGATTCCCTGTGGCCTGGCCTGACCCAAGGAATAAaggtgttggccatttgtgttcaTTCCCAGGGTTCAGACATGGGCAGTGAGAAGGAGCAGAACCCGGAACCACGTGTGCTAGAGGAAGGGGAGCAGGGTAAACCCTGGAGAGTGGATGACTCAGAGGGTTTTCGAATCCCAGATGGGGAGAAAGAACATGGACAAGAGAGCCAGTCGGAGGGGCCACAAGGGATTCATCCAAAAAAGCCATGGCAGAAAGTCACTGTCCCCACTGGACAGCCAGGGGACCCCACTGCTCATTCGAGGCCTGAGGCCAATGAGAAACCCTTTATCTGTGCCCAGTGTGGCAAAACCTTCAATAATACCTCCAACCTGAGAACACACCAGCGAATCCACACAGGCGAGAAACCTTACAAATGTTCTGAGTGTGGCAAGAGCTTCTCCAGAAGCTCCAACCGCATCCGCCACGAGCGGATCCACCTGGAAGAGAAGCACTACAAATGCCCCAAGTGCCAGGAGAGCTTTCGGCGGCGCTCAGATCTCACCACGCACCAGCAAGATCACCTAGGCAAGCGGCCATACCGCTGTGACACCTGTGGCAAGAGCTTCAGCCAGAGCGCCACGCTAGCGGTGCATCACCGGACCCACCTGGAGCCGGCGCCCTACATCTGCTGCGAGTGCGGGAAGAGCTTCAGCAACAGCTCCAGCTTCGGGGTACACCACCGCACCCACACAGGGGAGAGGCCTTATGAGTGCGCCGAGTGCGGGCGGACCTTCAGCGATATCTCCAACTTTGGAGCACACCAGAGGACCCACAGAGGGGAGAAACCCTACCGGTGCACTCTGTGTGGGAAACACTTCTCCCGGAGCTCAAATCTCATCCGCCACCAGAAGACACACATGGGAGAGCAGGCTGGGAAAGATTCCAGCTGa